A section of the Anabaena cylindrica PCC 7122 genome encodes:
- a CDS encoding response regulator — MKIEGKSRSILVIEDSDEDFESLKRVLKALNFSFPVYRCSDGDTALDFLFQECDYLKPGKAPRPNLILLDLNLPGTDGREVLETVKKNEELKLIPIVVFTTSFNQKDVQFCYQQGANNYMLKPMGVSALTETINTLIRYWFEFSVLPE, encoded by the coding sequence ATGAAAATTGAGGGTAAATCTAGAAGCATATTAGTGATAGAAGATAGCGATGAAGATTTTGAATCTTTGAAACGGGTTCTGAAAGCTTTGAATTTTTCTTTTCCTGTTTATCGCTGTAGTGATGGTGACACAGCATTAGATTTTTTGTTTCAAGAATGCGACTATTTGAAACCAGGAAAAGCCCCCCGTCCTAATTTAATTCTTTTAGATTTAAACTTACCAGGAACTGATGGTAGAGAGGTATTGGAAACAGTCAAAAAAAATGAGGAATTAAAATTAATCCCTATTGTTGTGTTCACCACATCGTTTAATCAAAAAGATGTACAGTTTTGTTATCAGCAAGGTGCAAATAATTATATGTTAAAACCTATGGGTGTATCAGCTTTAACAGAAACCATCAATACTTTAATTCGATATTGGTTTGAATTTTCAGTTTTACCAGAATAG
- a CDS encoding ATP-binding protein, producing the protein MISTNYIFDQPINLTNCDREPIHVPNAIQPHGILLICNKENWQITHVSDNTEFFLGYLPHELLNQSLNQLLNAEDINAIAQCLERDFETINPLNLKILNSQQATILFYGIVHRSPDNLLILELETCNEDESYDFFQFSQLTRHLLTKIQNVADLSTLSQLITKEIREITGFDRVMVYRFDDDGSGAVIAETKHTDLTSYLGLHYPDSDIPKQAKQLYHLNKLRLIPNVNYHPAALISNLSSLTQSSPDLSLSILRSVSPLHIEYLQNMQVGASMSISLLKNNRLWGLISCHHRTTKYLSYHLRTFCELIGQLMSIELSNKEEQDNLTEKIQLKILLSDFVDKISESEDFVDVLTKNQESLLPLVKATGVAIISHEVVLLGETPLENQIHRLIDWVLPHLKNNLYYTDSLPEVYPPAEQFKDLASGIIVVSITKLQRNLIIWFRPEVIQTVNWGGEPDKEKNIDADGNITLSPRKSFEKWQEIVKFKSLPWQKHEVEAVMELRSVIIGIILKKADELALINEQLQDSNNELDAFAYIASHDLKEPLRGIHNYANFLLEDYGHQLDADGVHKLDTLMLLTTRMENLINALLHFSRLSRAELRRNNLNLNKLVENVFNFLRISQYNSQINIKIAQDFPIVEADRILLEEIYTNLISNSIKYNEQPEKQIEIGWTIGKPEWSLIEHPCFQQNIPIFYVKDNGIGIREKHLDTIFRIFKRLHGQSQYRGGTGAGLTIVKKIVERHGGQIWVESKLNQGTIFYFTLVKENEN; encoded by the coding sequence ATGATTTCTACTAACTACATTTTTGACCAACCGATTAACCTCACCAATTGCGATCGCGAACCAATTCATGTTCCTAACGCAATTCAACCCCATGGCATTCTTTTAATTTGTAACAAAGAAAATTGGCAGATTACTCATGTCAGTGATAATACTGAATTTTTTCTAGGCTATTTACCCCATGAGTTATTAAATCAAAGTTTAAATCAGCTTTTAAATGCAGAAGATATCAATGCGATCGCTCAATGTTTAGAACGAGATTTTGAAACCATAAATCCCCTCAATTTAAAAATATTAAATTCCCAACAAGCAACAATTTTATTTTATGGCATAGTTCATCGCTCACCTGATAATTTGTTAATTCTGGAACTCGAAACCTGTAATGAAGATGAATCTTATGATTTTTTTCAATTTTCTCAATTAACTCGTCACCTGCTCACAAAAATTCAAAATGTAGCTGATCTCAGCACTTTGAGTCAATTAATTACTAAAGAAATAAGAGAAATTACCGGATTTGATCGGGTGATGGTATATCGGTTTGATGACGATGGTTCAGGAGCAGTTATTGCCGAAACTAAACATACTGATTTAACTTCCTATTTGGGTTTACATTATCCTGATAGCGATATTCCCAAACAAGCTAAACAACTCTATCATTTAAATAAATTACGTTTAATTCCTAATGTTAACTATCACCCTGCGGCTTTAATTTCTAACCTTTCTTCGCTCACTCAATCTTCACCAGATTTAAGTCTTTCTATTTTAAGAAGTGTATCACCTCTGCATATTGAATATTTACAAAATATGCAAGTAGGTGCATCCATGTCAATTTCTCTATTAAAAAATAATCGTCTTTGGGGTTTAATCTCTTGTCATCACAGAACAACTAAATATCTTTCCTATCATCTCCGAACATTCTGTGAATTGATTGGCCAATTAATGTCTATTGAATTGAGCAATAAAGAAGAACAAGATAATTTAACTGAAAAAATTCAATTAAAGATTCTGCTATCTGATTTTGTGGACAAGATTTCCGAGTCAGAAGATTTTGTTGACGTGTTAACGAAAAATCAAGAAAGTTTACTACCCTTAGTTAAAGCCACTGGAGTAGCCATTATTTCTCATGAGGTGGTATTATTGGGAGAAACCCCCTTAGAAAATCAAATTCATCGCTTAATAGATTGGGTACTACCCCACTTGAAAAATAATCTTTATTATACAGATAGTTTACCCGAAGTTTATCCGCCAGCAGAACAGTTTAAAGATTTAGCCTCCGGTATAATTGTGGTTTCTATTACTAAGCTACAACGCAATTTAATTATCTGGTTTCGTCCTGAAGTAATTCAAACTGTGAATTGGGGAGGTGAACCTGATAAAGAAAAAAATATTGATGCAGATGGTAACATTACACTTTCACCACGAAAATCCTTTGAAAAATGGCAAGAAATTGTCAAATTTAAAAGCCTACCTTGGCAAAAACATGAAGTTGAAGCAGTGATGGAATTACGCAGTGTAATTATAGGAATTATCCTCAAAAAAGCAGATGAATTAGCATTAATTAACGAACAGTTACAAGATAGTAATAATGAATTGGATGCTTTTGCTTATATCGCTTCCCATGATTTGAAAGAACCGTTAAGAGGTATTCACAATTATGCGAATTTTTTACTAGAAGATTATGGACATCAATTAGATGCAGATGGTGTACATAAATTAGATACTTTAATGCTATTAACAACTCGTATGGAGAATTTAATTAATGCTTTACTCCATTTTTCCCGGTTATCTCGTGCTGAGTTAAGACGCAATAATTTGAACTTGAATAAGTTAGTAGAAAATGTTTTTAACTTTCTCAGAATCAGTCAATATAACTCTCAAATTAACATAAAAATTGCTCAAGATTTCCCCATTGTCGAAGCCGACCGCATCTTATTAGAAGAAATTTACACTAATTTAATAAGTAATTCTATTAAGTATAATGAGCAGCCTGAAAAACAAATAGAAATTGGGTGGACAATAGGTAAACCAGAATGGTCATTAATAGAGCATCCTTGTTTTCAGCAAAATATCCCCATTTTTTATGTTAAAGATAATGGCATCGGCATCAGAGAAAAGCATTTAGATACTATATTTCGCATTTTTAAACGCTTGCATGGACAAAGTCAATATAGAGGAGGAACTGGTGCAGGATTAACCATAGTCAAGAAAATTGTTGAACGACATGGAGGACAAATTTGGGTAGAATCAAAATTAAACCAAGGAACAATATTTTATTTTACTCTAGTTAAAGAAAATGAAAATTGA
- a CDS encoding four helix bundle protein — translation MPAPQEILGYFFNWRTLTDQIRRSSRSVCANLAEAWRKRRYEAAFVAKLNDCEAESAETQTWIEFAVKCNYLDVESGRELYRIYNQILGSLVNIITNPSPWLMKR, via the coding sequence ATGCCCGCACCACAAGAAATTTTGGGATATTTTTTTAATTGGAGAACTCTAACTGATCAGATTCGTCGATCATCACGTTCTGTTTGTGCAAATCTAGCAGAAGCCTGGAGAAAAAGACGATACGAGGCAGCTTTTGTGGCTAAACTGAATGACTGTGAGGCAGAATCTGCTGAAACTCAGACTTGGATTGAGTTTGCTGTTAAGTGCAATTATCTAGATGTGGAATCAGGTAGAGAATTATATCGAATCTACAATCAAATTTTAGGTAGTTTAGTCAATATAATTACTAACCCTTCACCATGGTTAATGAAACGTTGA
- a CDS encoding response regulator, which produces MKILCVEDDRNIGNLLQITLAKQRYQIELAQDGQAGWDLAEVYTYDLILLDVMLPKLDGISFCKKLRSNQSSALNPNRDTPVILMTALDAVTNKVMGLDAGADDYLAKPFNIDELLARIRALLRRNQIQKTPLLTWGDLWLNPNSCEVTFQEKPIYLAAKEYEILELFLRYPEQIFNPSRLLDRLWTADEFPSEGAVRTHIKGLRQKLKQAGVADILETIYKQGYRLKPQKVISKDGQEDITSAPIPAAGVALELKAVWEKYRQSYSDRISIIEQAVTASQNGTLTPIQQHEAEQEAHTLIGSLGCFGLDAASQISRQIQQLFQREQGLKPPEIKQLEQLLTQLQQEITQYGFEAQEEFLPLTPTIPSHPIAFSDISFGKQGEKDISLENNLVSPSLLIVDDDFLLANQIAIEATNWGFQAEIAVNLQQAQEFLTHHFDVILLDINFLDSTKNGLGFLTAVRNQYPEIPVVMLTAEDSFAQRVEAARLGSQCFLQKPIAPNQVLATVTQVIQQKNQPVARLLIVDDDLGLLNLLRTLLEPCGYHLTLLDQPHKFWETLEQTVPDLLILDVEFSVVSLSHQHKEQGTVSFWSGFDLCQVVRSDIRWNRLPVLFLSSHTDIDTMQRSFAVGADDFLTKPIVATELLTRVRTRLEQRQLWRVAEIDALTGLSLRRKVLQDLTRLLQLAQRQQQPLSLAMLDLDNFKLVNDQYGHEMGDRVLNYFGKLLNQSFRQEDIVGRWGGEEFVVGMYGTSKEEGMRRLAQVLQQFSQHSFTAQQKGGDKKDETKFQVTFSGGIAQTPDNGKDLQTLYQKADIALYQAKALGRNRICLAILNS; this is translated from the coding sequence GTGAAAATTCTTTGTGTCGAAGATGATAGAAATATAGGCAATTTACTACAAATAACGTTGGCCAAGCAACGCTATCAGATTGAGTTAGCCCAAGATGGACAAGCAGGATGGGACTTAGCAGAAGTTTATACCTATGATCTAATCCTCCTAGATGTAATGTTACCGAAGTTGGATGGGATTAGCTTCTGTAAAAAACTACGGTCTAATCAGTCTTCTGCCCTTAATCCCAATCGGGACACCCCAGTTATATTAATGACAGCATTAGATGCTGTGACGAATAAAGTCATGGGCTTAGATGCTGGTGCTGATGATTACCTAGCAAAACCTTTTAATATAGATGAGTTATTAGCTCGAATTCGAGCATTATTAAGAAGAAACCAGATCCAAAAAACACCTCTATTGACTTGGGGTGATTTGTGGCTGAACCCGAATAGTTGTGAAGTCACATTTCAAGAAAAGCCGATTTATCTGGCTGCCAAAGAATATGAAATACTGGAATTGTTTCTCCGATATCCTGAACAAATTTTTAACCCTAGTCGGTTATTAGATAGGCTGTGGACGGCAGATGAATTTCCTAGTGAGGGAGCAGTACGCACACATATCAAGGGGTTGCGGCAGAAACTTAAACAAGCAGGTGTTGCAGATATATTGGAGACGATTTATAAACAAGGGTATCGGCTGAAACCGCAGAAAGTTATAAGTAAGGATGGTCAGGAAGATATTACCTCTGCACCAATCCCCGCTGCTGGTGTTGCGTTGGAACTAAAAGCTGTTTGGGAAAAATATCGCCAGTCTTATAGCGATCGCATCTCCATCATAGAACAAGCCGTTACTGCTTCACAAAATGGGACTCTCACACCCATACAACAACATGAAGCGGAACAAGAAGCACATACCCTAATTGGTTCGTTAGGCTGCTTTGGCTTAGATGCAGCTTCGCAAATTTCCCGTCAAATTCAACAACTTTTTCAGCGCGAGCAAGGATTAAAACCACCGGAAATTAAACAACTAGAGCAACTATTAACACAGTTACAGCAGGAAATTACCCAATACGGTTTTGAAGCTCAAGAAGAATTTTTACCCTTAACCCCAACTATCCCCTCACACCCTATTGCGTTCTCAGATATTAGTTTTGGCAAGCAGGGGGAGAAAGATATTAGCTTGGAAAACAATTTAGTATCACCATCACTACTAATCGTAGATGATGACTTCCTCCTAGCCAACCAGATAGCAATAGAGGCAACAAATTGGGGATTTCAAGCGGAAATTGCCGTTAATCTTCAACAAGCACAGGAATTTTTAACTCATCATTTTGATGTGATTTTATTAGATATCAACTTTCTTGATTCCACAAAAAATGGGTTAGGTTTTCTCACAGCAGTACGTAACCAGTACCCAGAGATTCCCGTTGTCATGCTGACTGCTGAGGATTCCTTTGCTCAACGGGTAGAAGCAGCACGGTTAGGAAGTCAATGCTTTTTACAAAAACCCATTGCTCCCAATCAAGTATTAGCAACTGTAACCCAAGTAATACAACAAAAAAACCAGCCTGTCGCTAGGTTGTTAATTGTTGATGATGATCTAGGCTTGCTAAATCTTCTCCGTACTTTGTTAGAACCATGTGGCTATCATCTTACTCTGCTAGATCAACCCCATAAATTCTGGGAAACACTAGAGCAGACAGTTCCTGATTTGTTGATTTTGGATGTTGAATTTAGCGTAGTTTCCCTATCTCATCAGCATAAAGAGCAAGGCACAGTCAGCTTTTGGAGTGGGTTTGATTTGTGTCAAGTAGTCCGCAGTGATATTCGATGGAATCGCTTGCCAGTCTTGTTTTTATCTTCCCATACCGATATTGACACTATGCAACGCAGTTTTGCTGTTGGTGCTGATGATTTTTTGACTAAACCAATTGTGGCAACAGAATTACTAACCCGTGTGCGAACCCGCTTAGAACAACGCCAACTGTGGAGAGTGGCAGAAATAGATGCGCTGACAGGATTAAGTCTGCGGCGAAAAGTATTACAAGACTTAACAAGATTACTACAGTTAGCCCAACGACAACAACAACCTCTTAGTTTAGCAATGTTGGATTTAGACAACTTCAAGTTGGTCAATGATCAATATGGGCATGAAATGGGCGATCGCGTCCTCAACTATTTTGGTAAACTCCTGAATCAATCCTTCAGACAGGAAGATATTGTTGGCCGTTGGGGTGGTGAAGAATTTGTAGTAGGAATGTACGGCACAAGTAAAGAAGAGGGAATGCGACGATTAGCACAAGTGCTTCAGCAATTTAGTCAGCATTCATTCACTGCACAACAGAAAGGAGGTGATAAGAAGGATGAAACTAAATTTCAGGTAACATTTAGTGGAGGAATTGCTCAAACTCCCGATAACGGCAAAGACTTACAAACACTTTACCAAAAAGCAGATATCGCACTTTACCAAGCCAAAGCACTGGGGCGGAATCGTATTTGTTTGGCAATCTTGAACAGTTAG
- a CDS encoding acetoacetate decarboxylase family protein has translation MTYQTAPWRLEGYAIQTLHLVDIKQAVPFVPSELEIVSLFPGKTLAGTYVSSYQAGSLLEYNELIVVPAFVRYQGHIGAWISHIYVDHEDSVAGGREIWGLPKEMAEFSWDNHGKVSVRQNQKNLYQLCYKKGLLSLSTWWQQEFRGNAFGGLGSELLYFQNNFKSQISFLKANLEIPQHSPFASLSLGQPWLTLNLQKLELVAGVPKLLGNEVINLSYG, from the coding sequence ATGACATATCAAACTGCTCCTTGGAGGCTTGAAGGTTATGCTATTCAAACCTTGCACCTAGTTGATATAAAGCAAGCTGTTCCTTTTGTTCCCTCCGAATTAGAGATTGTTTCGCTTTTTCCCGGCAAAACTCTGGCAGGAACTTATGTATCTTCCTATCAAGCTGGTTCTTTATTAGAATACAATGAATTAATTGTAGTTCCGGCATTTGTACGCTATCAAGGACATATTGGGGCTTGGATTTCCCATATTTATGTAGATCATGAAGATTCCGTGGCTGGAGGTAGGGAAATCTGGGGATTACCCAAAGAAATGGCTGAATTTAGCTGGGATAATCATGGTAAAGTTAGTGTCCGACAAAATCAAAAGAATTTATATCAACTGTGTTATAAAAAAGGCTTGTTGAGCCTATCTACATGGTGGCAACAAGAATTTAGAGGTAATGCTTTCGGCGGTTTAGGTTCTGAGTTGCTATATTTTCAAAATAATTTTAAGTCTCAAATTAGCTTCTTAAAAGCCAATTTAGAAATTCCCCAGCATAGCCCTTTTGCTTCTTTAAGTTTAGGTCAGCCTTGGTTAACTCTAAACTTACAAAAATTAGAATTAGTAGCTGGTGTACCAAAATTACTTGGCAATGAAGTCATTAATTTGAGTTATGGTTAA
- the typA gene encoding translational GTPase TypA — MTLPIRNVAIIAHVDHGKTTLVDALLKQSGIFREGEDVPDCVMDSNALERERGITILSKNTAVRYKETLINIVDTPGHADFGGEVERVLGMVDGCLLIVDANEGPMPQTRFVLKKALEKGLRPIVVINKIDRGQADPHVAVDKVLDLFLELGADEDQCDFKYLFASGMAGFAKETLEAESVDMQPLFNAILRHVPAPVGDPNKPLQLQVTTLDYSEYLGRIVIGKIHNGTIRTGQQAALVVEDGSIVKGKITKLMGFEGLKRVDMEEATAGYIVAVAGFADAYIGETITDPNEPLALPLIKVDEPTLQMTFWVNDSPFAGQEGKLVTSRQIRDRLFRELETNVALRVEETDSPDKFLVSGRGELHLGILIETMRREGFEFQVSQPQVIYRTVNGQPCEPFELLALDVPADAVGSCIERLGQRKAEMQDMQPGGGDRTQLEFIVPARGLIGFRGEFMRMTRGEGIMNHSFLDYRQLSGDIEPRNKGVLISFEEGVSTFYAMKNSEDRGAFFISPGTKVYRGMIIGEHNRPQDLELNVCKTKQLTNHRAAGGDELVQLQTPIDMSLERALEYIAQDELVEVTPESIRLRKMAKKLAKR; from the coding sequence ATGACGCTCCCAATTCGTAACGTCGCCATTATCGCCCACGTTGACCACGGTAAAACCACCTTGGTTGATGCTCTCCTCAAACAGTCTGGCATTTTCCGTGAAGGTGAAGACGTTCCGGATTGTGTCATGGACTCCAACGCTTTGGAGAGAGAACGAGGGATTACGATTCTTTCTAAAAATACAGCAGTTAGATATAAAGAAACCCTAATCAATATTGTTGATACCCCTGGACACGCTGACTTCGGTGGAGAAGTAGAACGGGTACTCGGCATGGTTGATGGCTGTCTGCTCATTGTCGATGCCAACGAAGGCCCCATGCCCCAAACCCGCTTTGTGTTGAAAAAAGCGTTGGAAAAAGGTCTGCGTCCTATTGTCGTTATTAACAAAATCGACCGTGGACAAGCTGATCCTCACGTTGCTGTTGATAAGGTTTTGGATCTGTTCCTAGAATTAGGTGCAGACGAAGATCAGTGCGATTTTAAATATCTGTTTGCTTCCGGTATGGCCGGTTTCGCTAAGGAAACCTTGGAAGCAGAATCGGTAGATATGCAGCCCCTATTTAATGCCATTCTTCGCCACGTGCCTGCACCTGTGGGAGATCCTAACAAACCTCTGCAATTGCAAGTTACCACCCTAGATTATTCTGAGTATTTAGGACGGATTGTGATTGGTAAAATCCACAATGGAACTATCCGCACCGGACAGCAAGCTGCTTTGGTGGTAGAAGATGGCAGTATTGTGAAGGGTAAAATCACCAAGTTGATGGGATTTGAAGGCTTGAAGCGGGTAGACATGGAAGAAGCTACCGCTGGTTATATTGTGGCTGTGGCTGGTTTTGCTGATGCTTACATTGGCGAAACAATTACAGATCCTAATGAACCCCTGGCTTTACCTTTAATTAAGGTCGATGAACCAACTTTACAAATGACCTTCTGGGTGAATGATTCACCTTTTGCTGGTCAAGAAGGTAAATTGGTAACTTCTCGACAAATACGCGATCGCTTATTTAGAGAATTAGAAACCAACGTTGCTTTGCGTGTAGAAGAAACCGACTCACCAGATAAATTCCTAGTTTCTGGTCGGGGTGAATTACATTTGGGTATCTTAATCGAAACCATGCGTCGTGAAGGTTTTGAGTTTCAAGTATCTCAACCTCAAGTAATTTACCGCACAGTTAACGGTCAACCTTGCGAACCTTTTGAACTTCTAGCATTAGATGTTCCCGCCGATGCAGTTGGTAGCTGTATTGAACGTTTGGGACAACGGAAAGCGGAAATGCAAGATATGCAGCCTGGTGGAGGCGATCGCACTCAACTAGAGTTTATCGTTCCCGCCCGTGGTTTAATTGGTTTCCGTGGTGAATTCATGCGGATGACTCGTGGTGAAGGCATCATGAACCACAGTTTCCTCGATTACCGTCAACTTTCTGGTGATATTGAACCTCGTAATAAAGGCGTTTTAATCTCCTTTGAAGAAGGTGTTTCTACCTTCTACGCCATGAAAAACTCTGAAGATAGAGGCGCATTCTTTATCAGCCCCGGAACTAAGGTTTACAGAGGCATGATTATTGGTGAACATAATCGCCCCCAAGACTTGGAATTGAATGTTTGTAAAACCAAGCAATTGACTAACCACCGTGCGGCTGGTGGCGATGAACTTGTCCAGTTACAAACACCCATAGATATGAGTTTGGAACGGGCGTTAGAGTACATCGCTCAAGATGAATTGGTGGAAGTTACACCTGAATCTATTCGTCTACGCAAAATGGCGAAGAAATTAGCGAAACGGTAA
- a CDS encoding type II toxin-antitoxin system VapC family toxin — translation MAVYFLDSSALVKRYVAEIGSAWVVSLFDPTLKNHVFIAAITSVEITAAISRRFRGGSISSTDATTVYYQLRNDIQSEYQVLEITDSIINSGMALAEKYGLRGYDAVQYSCW, via the coding sequence ATGGCAGTTTATTTCTTAGATAGTAGTGCGTTAGTTAAACGCTATGTTGCAGAAATCGGTTCAGCTTGGGTTGTGAGTTTGTTCGATCCTACTCTAAAAAATCATGTGTTTATTGCAGCTATTACTTCCGTAGAGATTACTGCGGCAATTAGTAGGCGATTTCGTGGTGGAAGTATCAGTTCTACAGATGCGACAACAGTATATTATCAGTTGAGAAATGATATCCAATCTGAGTATCAGGTTCTGGAAATTACAGACAGTATCATTAATTCTGGAATGGCATTGGCAGAAAAATATGGTTTACGAGGTTATGACGCAGTTCAATATAGCTGCTGGTAA
- a CDS encoding serine/threonine-protein kinase, with amino-acid sequence MPKLTYKSINLQLMAWLSGQQLQDGKYTIEKELGEGGFGITYLARDNNGNFVVIKTLNDAIQRRSDFAKFQQDFLNEAIKLAKCSHPHIVQIHEVINENSLWCMVMEYIDGEDLGSLVENQGVLPEAEALRYIQQIGEALTLVHNNGLLHRDIKPQNIMIRSGKSEAVLIDFGIAREFTPNLTKTHTKILSDGFAPIEQYDARAKRGEFTDVYALAATLYSLLTGELPTIAPMRAIGTELAEAKKINSSISDRVNQAIIKGMEIKPENRPQSVESWLKLLGSEVVSKIYSAPPNQSNSFPVIPSLKSDYYKLRDLLADGNWIGANIETSNLMLSLGCPTKGRWLDSESIKKISCEEFRIIDKLWINYSKGKFGFSIQHIIWDYAQGNVDQFGTIVGWRVKKSWLPYSKYNFSIYAPDGHLPAYLEFLGFVWKDGWFGAYWNGDLDRIKALVSKLEQCNI; translated from the coding sequence GTGCCAAAATTAACTTATAAATCTATAAATTTACAGCTTATGGCTTGGTTATCAGGACAGCAATTGCAAGATGGTAAATACACCATAGAAAAAGAATTAGGTGAAGGTGGTTTTGGTATCACTTATCTTGCTAGAGATAATAATGGAAATTTCGTTGTTATCAAGACTTTGAATGATGCAATACAACGACGTTCTGATTTTGCTAAATTTCAACAAGACTTTCTCAACGAAGCGATTAAATTAGCTAAATGTAGTCATCCCCATATCGTCCAAATTCATGAAGTCATCAATGAAAATTCTCTGTGGTGTATGGTGATGGAATATATTGATGGGGAAGATTTAGGAAGTTTGGTAGAAAATCAAGGTGTCTTACCTGAAGCCGAAGCATTACGATATATTCAACAAATTGGAGAAGCGTTAACTCTAGTTCATAATAATGGTTTATTACATCGAGATATTAAACCGCAAAATATAATGATACGTTCTGGTAAATCAGAAGCAGTGTTAATTGATTTTGGCATTGCGAGAGAATTTACACCAAATCTAACAAAAACTCATACAAAAATATTATCTGATGGTTTTGCACCAATTGAACAATATGATGCAAGAGCAAAACGGGGAGAATTTACAGATGTTTATGCTTTAGCTGCAACTTTGTATTCTTTGTTAACTGGAGAATTACCAACTATAGCACCAATGAGAGCTATTGGTACAGAATTGGCAGAAGCGAAAAAGATAAATTCTAGTATTAGTGATAGAGTTAATCAAGCGATAATCAAAGGAATGGAAATCAAGCCAGAAAATCGTCCTCAGTCGGTGGAAAGTTGGCTAAAATTATTAGGTTCAGAAGTTGTCAGTAAAATTTACTCTGCACCTCCAAATCAAAGCAACTCATTTCCTGTTATTCCCTCTTTGAAATCTGATTATTACAAACTGCGTGATTTACTAGCGGATGGAAACTGGATAGGTGCAAATATAGAAACCAGTAATCTAATGCTTTCTTTAGGTTGTCCTACAAAAGGACGCTGGCTTGATTCCGAATCTATTAAAAAAATTTCTTGTGAAGAATTTCGTATAATTGATAAACTCTGGATAAATTACAGCAAAGGTAAATTTGGTTTTAGTATCCAACATATAATTTGGGATTATGCACAAGGAAATGTAGATCAATTTGGTACGATTGTTGGGTGGCGTGTTAAAAAATCATGGCTTCCATATTCTAAATATAATTTCAGTATTTATGCTCCTGATGGACATTTACCTGCTTATCTAGAATTTTTGGGCTTTGTGTGGAAAGATGGTTGGTTTGGTGCTTATTGGAATGGTGATTTGGATCGTATTAAGGCTTTAGTTTCAAAATTAGAACAATGTAATATTTAA
- a CDS encoding HD domain-containing protein — MLSERFTQALTYAHELHAKQVRKGSGVPYITHLLAVASIALEYGANEDEAIAALLHDAIEDQGGAATREEIRRRFGDNVTAIVDGCTDADSTPKPPWRERKEKYIAHIHNASPSVLLVSASDKLHNARSIVKDYRMIGDAVWERFQGRKEGTLWYYRALADAFGKKQITPLVAELERVVTELETLATKKT, encoded by the coding sequence ATGCTATCAGAAAGATTTACCCAAGCCCTCACCTACGCACACGAACTGCACGCAAAACAAGTGCGGAAAGGTTCAGGAGTTCCCTATATTACCCATTTATTAGCAGTAGCCAGCATAGCTTTAGAATATGGTGCAAACGAAGATGAAGCGATCGCAGCCTTATTACATGATGCCATAGAAGATCAAGGCGGAGCAGCCACCAGAGAAGAAATTCGTCGTCGTTTTGGGGATAATGTCACCGCTATTGTTGATGGTTGTACAGACGCAGACAGCACACCTAAACCACCTTGGAGAGAACGTAAAGAAAAATACATCGCCCATATTCACAACGCTTCCCCCTCAGTGCTGCTAGTTTCAGCCTCTGATAAACTTCATAATGCCAGATCAATTGTCAAAGATTACCGCATGATTGGTGATGCAGTGTGGGAACGTTTTCAAGGTCGCAAAGAAGGTACACTTTGGTATTATCGAGCGTTAGCGGATGCCTTTGGAAAAAAACAAATCACGCCCTTAGTCGCAGAATTAGAAAGAGTCGTGACAGAATTGGAAACTTTAGCCACAAAGAAAACATGA